GGAGACCAGATGGAAATCTTTTACCAAAGGAGTAGCATTAAGCTGTCAAATGCTGAACTCTATTAGAATTCTAATATTCTATTAGAATTGTTGGGAATGCAACGTAGTCAAGTATGGAAAGAGCAGGTGTGCAGGGCTCAGAAACTAACGTTTTTGAACTTTCACTCGTGCAGTCTCCCTTTCTGATGACGCACTGAAGCAGCCTACACGTCAATGGCAAGCGCTGGATGGTTAAACAGCTCAGACTGGTTGATAAGCAATGAATGCAACAAACCTTGAGGTCAATTTCTGTTAGCTGAGAGTTTACTGAAAAAGTCTTAACCCAGAGGCTACTACATTCTTTAAGGACTGCGTTTAAATACCTCTGCTACGTCTTCTTTTAGTTTGTTGTACTGTTCCACATTGAAATGCTTGGCTTTGGATTTCCGGTAGAAGTAGTGGAGGAACTGCCTGTCCTTAACATCAGGGTAAAGGTAGTCCTGGTGAAGAAAGAGGGGCACAGGTAGGAGGTTAGCAAGAAAAACCCGTAGAGGTCAGAAAAATTCAGCCTGTTTCAGGAAGGTTTATCCAGTTCAACAGGTGTGCACAGCTGCACACACAATCCATGTACTGTTAAGAGGTACATGTAGAGGTGTGCCCCTAGCAGCCTTTTTAAGACACGTGGTAGAAATCATTTTTATCACGTCTAGAGGAATTCTCTATCATAATAACAGCTTGATCTTCATGACTGAAGCCACCGGAGTGAATGGACACGGCTTTCCAAGGAGGCAGAGAAAGTTCAACAGTTATTTCTCCAAGACTTTCCATCTCAAGAAAAGGTGCCAACAGCTGTTCTGAAAAGCCAAGTGGTAATCTCTGTATTTAGAGATTTATGTATATCTACATACATGAAGTAGGAATACCTCagccctttttaaaaatcagtgagGAGTAAAATTCAGAGACAGCTGGTCATAAGAATTGACACATCTTCCCTTTTCACTAAAAGAAACTGACATCTCATGAGGTCTGTGGATCCCCTGGTATTGTGGAAGGAAGCAGTAGTTATTCTTCCACATAACTCTTTAGTAAACAGAGTTTTGTATCACAGTCAGACATCCAGATGTCCACTTTGGGAGTAAAGTACAGAGctacaacaggaaaaagaaatcaagtctTACAGGGTTTCAGGACTTGCCTGTATTGCGCAGCTCAGTTAacatctgttgtgttttgtatttttcgTTGCTACTGTTCAGTGCCTTGCTTCCTGGCCAGCTGTAAGGCAGTGCTCATGAGCTGGCACAGCACTACTAGCTGCTCTCCCTTTACAGCTACAAGCCAGGTGCTTGTGAAAACTGGTGAAAACGGTCTACCAAGATCTAAAATAAAAGGTAGGTTTCATTCATCCCTTCTCATTCCCCAGGTTATGAAGTCCTACAGGCAGCAGTAGTTCTGCTCAACAGGTGCTCTGCAGTGCACGTGTAACAGCACCTGGCTTGACTTCAGATCCCATCAGAAACCAAATAAGCCCTCATCTGATAGCAAGGCTTCGTACCAAACTATGTTTTCATCAGAGCCCAAAACATGATGATTTTCAGAATCAGTTCTTCTTCACAATACTCCAGACACTTCCAGGAGGAGGACTCACCTGCTTAGTAAGAACAAAGTAGGCATAGAAAGCCATGGCACTCCCGTAAGTGATGAAGTACGTGACTGGCTCCATGATGTCCCAGGAGTAGACCCACCACGTGAGCCATGCCAGCGCTCCGCCTTGTGTTGACATCAGAGCTAAGCCAACCCACAGAAGCCTGGAGGTCTTCGCGTCTGCACTGTCCATGATTTTGGCTTTCATCTAGGGAGAAGAAATACAGGACCCTGTTCAAACAAACAGTAGTTGAGGAGCTGCTCGCCAGTTGCACTGTATTTACTCCTGCTGGGCTGGATCCCTTTTCAATACTCTCCTTTTACTGACTTAACCTGCCAAGTAAGACAAGGACTGAAATCCAAGGGCAACCAgacctcctggctgctgtgcacCAACAGATGCTGCTGTTAAATCTCCCCTCCCCGCTACTAGAGATTTACATCTGCTGGATTTCTCTTTATCATTCAAGGCAGCTCTGGTTGATGCTGAGGCTGGTCCTCACACAGCAGGTCTGAAGCCCAGGAAAAGTTTCTGCCCGTCCTGTCAGGCTCTTTCTGGCTTCCTCAGCTCAAGTTTGGTTACCATAACCTGCCTCAGATCAACATTTATACTTTCTCCTCTTGGATTACAGCAACCATTAGTCCATACAATCTGCCTTGATGCCTTGGTGACACAGAAAACCCTATCCTAAACCACAGATGATTTTCACCTcaccatttttctgtttttttctgtaatgaacTCAGAACTCAGCCAGCAAAGTGGATGCTCAATCCCAATGCTAGCCATGTGTCCAGGTGTTGTGGTTTCTACCCAGAGAATACAAAcaaagcaggagggaaaaagaactgaactgaaaattatttgaattgaATTTGAATTGACTTTGTTTGCATGACAAACACAGAAGACACACCCCAGCCTTTCACGCCGATCTTCTTCTATCACAGGACTTACTCTTGATACGAGGAAATGcttttgtaataataaataaataaataaattaacaacCCCCCACCCTCTTCTTCCAACCTGTTCAAGAGGCATCAGCTGTTCCTTCAGATGGTCCAGTTTCTGCAGCaattctctctccttcctgaTCTGGTGATCTTCTAAATGCAGAGCCACGAACAGTCTGTGAATCAAGGATTTGACATCTTCCATTTCAGTAGCATGCTCACTACTCAGCTTATCTGAAGGGAAAGTGTTTGTCATATGAAACATTTCAGGAATCTGCCCCTCTCCGTTCTCTCCCCCCACCTCAACCCCCAAAGCAGGACCATCCAATGGTACAAAACCACAGAGAAATTGCTTTCTCCTGAGAGCTTCCATTTGTCTGAGATTTCCCACGACTCTCACTAGATGAAGTGAGATAATCAGAGTCATTAAGCACGGCTCTTACCTTTTACAGGAGGTGACACGCTGTACGCTGTGCTGTTGATAAGAAGCTTAAAGTCATTCCTCAGTAAGACCTCCATCAAGGTTGCATCAGAAACCTTGCTACCATCTGCGGATGAAAGAGTTATGCCATAAAGCATTCCCACTGAAAATAATCTTAAACCTTAGCTGATTTTTACTAATGATTGCCATTATTACCCAGTAACTGATACTAAACAGTAAGGAGGAAAACATTAATACTGAGTGTGTGC
This genomic window from Aythya fuligula isolate bAytFul2 chromosome 4, bAytFul2.pri, whole genome shotgun sequence contains:
- the MCUB gene encoding calcium uniporter regulatory subunit MCUb, mitochondrial isoform X1; this encodes MLGRALRSAERRRRLLAGGLAPLPAPQVQLWRQTRTWARREGARYSTLVPSDEVTINYRHGLPVITLTLPTRRERCQFAVKPMVATVGAFLKDVRREDKGIVKAEVFTTDGSKVSDATLMEVLLRNDFKLLINSTAYSVSPPVKDKLSSEHATEMEDVKSLIHRLFVALHLEDHQIRKERELLQKLDHLKEQLMPLEQMKAKIMDSADAKTSRLLWVGLALMSTQGGALAWLTWWVYSWDIMEPVTYFITYGSAMAFYAYFVLTKQDYLYPDVKDRQFLHYFYRKSKAKHFNVEQYNKLKEDVAEAEESLRRLRQPLHLRLPIQEITNKD
- the MCUB gene encoding calcium uniporter regulatory subunit MCUb, mitochondrial isoform X2, translating into MLGRALRSAERRRRLLAGGLAPLPAPQQVQLWRQTRTWARREGARYSTLVPSDEVTINYRHGLPVITLTLPTRRERCQFAVKPMVATVGAFLKDVRREDKGIVKAEVFTTDGSKVSDATLMEVLLRNDFKLLINSTAYSVSPPVKDKLSSEHATEMEDVKSLIHRLFVALHLEDHQIRKERELLQKLDHLKEQLMPLEQMKAKIMDSADAKTSRLLWVGLALMSTQGGALAWLTWWVYSWDIMEPVTYFITYGSAMAFYAYFVLTKQDYLYPDVKDRQFLHYFYRKSKAKHFNVEQYNKLKEDVAEAEESLRRLRQPLHLRLPIQEITNKD